The Phormidium ambiguum IAM M-71 sequence GCCGTAGTGCAAATCGTGATTGGGATGAATCATTTAGTAAGTTTTGGCTTTATGGTTTTCGGGTAGTTACTGATACTTTTACTGGAACTTATTAGTTCTTATTAACTCTTCTTTCCTCTTCTTCTTTGCGTTCTTTGCGTCCTACCCTGCGGGAAGGCTACGCCTAACGCGGTTCAAAAAAAATATTTCCCGCAAATCAAAAAGGACAGCTACTCAAGAAGTAAGCGATTTGAGATAACTTAAACAAAATATGCTTTTTTAATGAACCACGAAGACGCGAAGGACACGAAGGAAAGAGAAGGAAAGAGGTTTTTAAGGTGTGTTATGGTTGCGCGTAACACATGAGACGAATTTGAGTGCAAGATCTAAGAAGAGAAAGAACGCTCAATCAAGTACATTATAAAGTTGTGAAGCACGAAACAGACGATCGCCTAATGCCTAAACTACAGTCCCAGGAGAAACCGCGCTTTTATTGGCAGCTGATTTTCTCGCTGCTAATGTTTGTGTATATGTACTTGCCTATCCTGGTACTAGCGATTTTCAGTTTTAATGATTCTCGTTTTAGTGCTAGTTGGGAAGGTTTTACTCTGAAATGGTATCAACAGCTGTTTCGAGATCAGCGGATTCTTTCATCTTTACAGAATAGTTTGATTGTGGCTGTTTCGGCGGTGGGAATTGCGGCTGTTTTGGGAACGCTGATGGCTGTAGGTTTGGCGCGGTATCGCTTTCGGGGTAAGGGTTTGTATCGGGGGGTTTCTTATCTGCCTTTGATTATTCCAGATATTGCGATCGCAGTCGCCACCCTAGTCTTCCTCGCCGTCGTTCAAATCCGTCTCAGCATTTGGACTATTGTTGCCGCCCATGTCGTCTTTTGTCTCGCCTACGTCGGACTCGTTGTTTCTACCCGCCTCGCAGATTTAGATCCACATTTAGAAGAAGCTGCACTGGATTTAGGCGCAACACCTAGAGAAGCTTTCTTAAAAGTATTATTACCCGAACTTATGCCCGGAATTATCTCCGGTTGTCTCCTCGCATTTGTTCTTAGTTTAGATGACTTTTTAATTGCTAGTTTTACCGCAGGTAGCGGTTCAACTACTTTGCCAATGGAAATTTTTAGCCGCATTCGTACTGGTGTTAAACCTGATATTAATGCTCTTAGTGTGATACTAATTTTAATTTCTGGTGTGGTTTTCTTCCTCGCTGAATCTATCCGTTACCAAAGTGCGGAAAAAAGGTTAAAGCAATGAAGTAAATGATTGAAAATAAAGGAAAAATATAAATGCAAGCAGTGGAATTTCAAGCAATCGTAAAAGAGGGAAAAATCCAAATTCCTGATGAATACAAACAGGAATTGCAAGATGATGAACAAGTGAAAGTAATAGTTTTGATTAATAATAAACAGCAGCAAAATTGGAAAATTATGGATAAGTTATCCAAAAATCCAATTAGCGTTAAAGGGTTAACAAAGCTAACAAGAGATGAAATTCACGATCGCAGTCTATGAGTGATAAAGTCATTTTTATAGACTCGAATATTTGGTTGTATCGGT is a genomic window containing:
- a CDS encoding ABC transporter permease; the protein is MPKLQSQEKPRFYWQLIFSLLMFVYMYLPILVLAIFSFNDSRFSASWEGFTLKWYQQLFRDQRILSSLQNSLIVAVSAVGIAAVLGTLMAVGLARYRFRGKGLYRGVSYLPLIIPDIAIAVATLVFLAVVQIRLSIWTIVAAHVVFCLAYVGLVVSTRLADLDPHLEEAALDLGATPREAFLKVLLPELMPGIISGCLLAFVLSLDDFLIASFTAGSGSTTLPMEIFSRIRTGVKPDINALSVILILISGVVFFLAESIRYQSAEKRLKQ